Proteins co-encoded in one Zalophus californianus isolate mZalCal1 chromosome 9, mZalCal1.pri.v2, whole genome shotgun sequence genomic window:
- the LOC113921553 gene encoding keratin, type II cytoskeletal 1b-like, with amino-acid sequence MSRQFSSQSAFSSRSRRFYSTGSSAGSGGGSRAVGSVCQVRGRCGGGGGGGGGGGGYGSHARGFGSRSLYNLGGSKSISISLVGRSASGFCQGGGAGGRFGGGGRSFGGGGFGGGGFGGGGYGGGGLGSGNFGLGGFGPSCPPGGIQEVTINQSLLQPLHLEVDPEIQRVKTQEREQIMVLNNKFASFIDKVRFLEQQNQVLQTKWELLQQVNTSTQTNNLEPILENYISELRRQVDFLSAEQMRQNTEVRNMQDVVEDYKNKYEEEINRRANTENDFVVLKKDVDAAYMSKVDLESKVNVLFGEISFLKYLFEMELSQMQTHISDTNVILSMDNNRFLDLDSIIDAVRTQYELIAQKSKDEAEALYQTKYQELQISAGRHGDELKNSKMEIAELHRTIQRLQAEINNIKKQIEQMHMAISDAEERGEQALQDARQKLQDMEEALQQSKEELARLLRDYQALLGAKLSLDVEIATYRKLLEGEESRMSGELQSHVSISVQSSQTTISGGGRGSGGSGGSYGGGSGGGYGGSGGGGSRGGGGSYGGGSRGASGGGYAGGGGGSYGGSSRSSSKYGGRGGGGSSRVQIIQTSTNTSHKRIVE; translated from the exons ATGAGCCGCCAATTTAGCTCTCAGTCAGCATTTAGCTCCAGGAGCAGGCGGTTTTACAGCACTGGTTCTTCTGCAGGCTCTGGTGGGGGGAGTCGAGCTGTGGGGTCTGTGTGTCAGGTCCGAGGcaggtgtggtggtggtggtggtggtggtggtggtggtggtgggtatGGAAGCCATGCCAGGGGGTTTGGTTCTAGGAGCCTCTACAATCTGGGAGGCAGTAAAAGCATCTCCATTAGCTTAGTGGGGAGAAGTGCCAGTGGTTTCTGCCagggtgggggagcaggagggagatttggaggagggggcagaagtTTTGGGGGAGGTGGTTTTGGAGGTGGTGGCTTTGGGGGTGGTGGCTATGGAGGAGGTGGTTTGGGGAGTGGCAATTTTGGGCTTGGGGGCTTTGGTCCTTCCTGTCCCCCAGGGGGCATCCAAGAGGTGACTATTAACCAGAGCCTCCTTCAGCCACTTCACTTGGAGGTGGATCCTGAAATTCAGAGAGTCAAGACCCAGGAGCGGGAGCAGATTATGGTCCTCAACAACAAGTTTGCCTCCTTCATCGACAAG GTGCGATTCCTGGAGCAGCAGAATCAGGTGCTACAAACAAAGTGGGAGCTGCTACAGCAAGTAAACACCTCTACTCAGACGAATAACCTGGAGCCCATCTTGGAGAACTACATCAGTGAGCTGCGGAGGCAGGTGGATTTTCTCAGTGCTGAGCAGATGCGCCAGAACACAGAAGTTAGGAACATGCAGGATGTCGTGGAGGACTACAAGAACAA ATACGAGGAAGAGATCAACCGGAGGGCCAACACTGAAAATGACTTTGTCGTCCTGAAGAAG GATGTGGATGCTGCTTACATGAGCAAGGTAGACCTGGAGTCCAAGGTGAATGTTCTCTTTGGAGAGATCAGTTTCctgaagtatttatttgagatg GAGCTGTCCCAGATGCAAACCCACATCAGCGACACCAATGTCATCTTGTCTATGGACAATAACCGCTTCCTGGACCTGGACAGCATCATCGATGCGGTGAGGACCCAGTACGAGCTGATCGCACAGAAGAGCAAGGATGAGGCCGAGGCGCTGTACCAGACCAAG TACCAGGAGCTCCAGATCTCAGCGGGAAGACACGGAGACGAGCTGAAGAACAGCAAGATGGAGATCGCTGAGCTCCACCGCACTATCCAGAGGTTGCAGGCAGAAATCAACAACATCAAGAAGCAG ATTGAGCAGATGCATATGGCCATTTCGGatgcagaggagagaggagagcaggccCTTCAGGATGCACGGCAGAAGCTGCAGGACATGGAGGAGGCCCTGCAGCAGTCCAAGGAGGAGCTTGCCCGACTGCTGCGAGACTACCAGGCGCTGCTGGGGGCCAAGCTGTCCCTGGATGTGGAGATCGCCACCTACCGCAAGCTGCTGGAGGGCGAGGAGAGCAG GATGTCAGGGGAGCTGCAGAGCCACGTGAGCATCT ctGTGCAGAGCAGCCAGACCACCATCAGCGGCGGCGGCCGAGGCTCTGGAGGCTCCGGCGGAAGTTACGGCGGAGGCTCGGGCGGAGGCTACGGGGGctccggcggcggcggctcccgTGGGGGCGGCGGCAGCTACGGCGGGGGCTCCCGAGGGGCCAGTGGAGGTGGTTACGCcggtggcggcggcgggagcTACGGAGGGAGCAGCCGGAGCAGCAGCAAGTACGGGGGCAGAGGCGGCGGCGGCTCGTCCCGCGTGCAGATCATCCAGACCTCCACCAACACCTCCCACAAGCGAATCGTGGAGTAG
- the KRT1 gene encoding keratin, type II cytoskeletal 1 isoform X3 has translation MNRNFSSRSGFRSGGGFSSGSAGVVGFQRRTTSSSVRHSGGGGGRFSGGRCGGGGGGGGFGSRSLVNLGGSKSISISVARGGGRGGFGGGCGGGGFGGGGFGGGGFGGGGFGGGGFGGGGFGGGGFGGGGFGGGGFGGGSFGPVCPPGGIQEVTINQSLLQPLNVEIDPEIQKVKTREREQIKSLNNQFASFIDKVRFLEQQNQVLQTKWELLQQVDTSTRTHSLEPYFESYINNLRRRVDQLKNDQSRMDSELKNMQDLVEDYRHKYEDEINKRTNAENEFVTIKKDVDAAYMTKVDLQAKVDNLQQEIDFLTVLYQAELSQMQTQISETNVILSMDNNRSLDLDSIIAEVKAQYEEIAQKSKAEAEALYQTKYEELQITAGKHGDSLKSTKMEISELNRVAQRLRSEIDSVKKQISTLQQSISDAEQRGENALKDAQGKLAELEDALQKAKEDMARLLRDYQELMNTKLALDMEIATYRTLLEGEESRMSGECTPNVSVSVNTSHTTISGGGGRGGGGFGSGGGGSGGGYGSGGGSYGSGGGGSGGYGSGGGGSYGSGGGGSYGSGGGGSYGSGSSSGGHRGGSGGGNWGSGGSSGGRGSSSGGNKTSSGSSSVKFVSTSYSRAVR, from the exons ATGAATCGAAACTTTAGTTCTAGGTCTGGGTTCCGGAGCGGAGGGGGCTTCAGCTCTGGCTCTGCCGGAGTGGTCGGCTTCCAACGCAGGACCACTAGCAGCTCTGTGCGCCACAgcgggggaggtggtgggagatTTTCAGGGGGAAGATGTGGaggtggtggcggtggcggtggtTTTGGAAGTCGAAGCCTTGTCAATCTTGGTGGCAGTAAGAGTATCTCCATAAGCGTGGCCAGAGGAGGTGGACGTGGTGgttttggtggtggttgtggtggtggtggctttGGGGGTGGCggttttggtggtg gtggttttggtggaggtggttttggaggaggtggttttggtggaggtggttttggtggagGCGGTTTTGGTGGAGGCGGTTTTGGTGGAGGCGGTTTTGGTGGAGGCAGTTTTGGGCCTGTCTGCCCCCCTGGTGGCATACAGGAAGTCACCATCAACCAGAGCCTTCTGCAACCCCTTAATGTGGAGATTGACCCTGAGATCCAAAAAGTGAAGACTCGAGAAAGGGAGCAAATCAAGTCGCTGAACAACCAATTTGCCTCCTTCATTGACAAG GTGCGGTTCTTGGAGCAGCAGAACCAGGTGCTGCAAACAAAATGGGAGCTGCTGCAGCAGGTAGACACCTCCACTCGGACCCACAGCTTAGAACCCTACTTTGAGTCCTACATCAACAATCTTAGAAGGAGAGTGGACCAACTGAAGAATGACCAGTCTAGGATGGATTCGGAATTGAAGAACATGCAAGACCTGGTGGAAGATTACCGGCACAA GTATGAGGACGAGATCAACAAGCGGACAAATGCAGAAAATGAATTTGTTACCATCAAGAAG GATGTGGATGCTGCTTATATGACTAAGGTGGACCTTCAGGCCAAAGTTGACAACTTGCAGCAGGAAATTGATTTCCTCACAGTGCTCTACCAGGCA GAGCTGTCCCAGATGCAGACTCAAATCAGCGAAACCAATGTCATCCTGTCCATGGACAACAACCGCAGCCTGGACCTGGACAGCATCATCGCTGAGGTCAAAGCTCAGTATGAGGAGATCGCCCAGAAGAGCAAGGCTGAGGCTGAGGCGCTGTACCAGACCAAG TATGAAGAGCTCCAGATAACCGCTGGCAAGCATGGGGACAGTCTGAAAAGTACAAAGATGGAGATTTCAGAGCTGAATCGGGTGGCCCAGAGACTGCGATCTGAAATTGATAGTGTCAAGAAGCAG ATCTCCACGCTGCAACAGTCCATCAGTGATGCCGAGCAGCGTGGTGAGAATGCCCTCAAAGATGCCCAGGGCAAGCTGGCTGAGCTAGAGGATGCCCTGCAGAAGGCCAAGGAGGACATGGCCCGCCTGCTGCGTGACTACCAGGAGCTGATGAACACCAAACTGGCCTTGGACATGGAGATCGCCACCTACAGAACCCTTctggaaggagaggaaagcag GATGTCTGGAGAGTGTACCCCGAACGTGAGCGTGT CTGTGAACACCAGCCACACCACCATCAGTGGAGGTGGTGGCCGAGGAGGCGGGGGTTTCGGTTCCggaggcggcggcagcggcggcggctaTGGTTCCGGAGGCGGCAGTTACGGCTCCGGAGGCGGGGGCAGTGGCGGCTACGGCTCTGGAGGCGGCGGCAGCTACGGCTCTGGAGGCGGCGGCAGCTACGGCTCTGGAGGCGGCGGCAGCTACGGCTCCGGTAGCAGCAGTGGGGGCCACAGAGGCGGCTCTGGAGGGGGCAACTGGGGTTCCGGAGGGAGCTCCGGAGGCCGGGGATCCAGCTCTGGGGGTAACAAAACCTCTAGTGGCAGTTCCAGCGTGAAGTTTGTTTCCACCAGCTATTCCAGAGCAGTCAGATAA
- the KRT1 gene encoding keratin, type II cytoskeletal 1 isoform X1 — MNRNFSSRSGFRSGGGFSSGSAGVVGFQRRTTSSSVRHSGGGGGRFSGGRCGGGGGGGGFGSRSLVNLGGSKSISISVARGGGRGGFGGGCGGGGFGGGGFGGGGYGGFGSGGGFGGGGFGGGGFGGGGFGGGGFGGGGFGGGGFGGGGFGGGSFGPVCPPGGIQEVTINQSLLQPLNVEIDPEIQKVKTREREQIKSLNNQFASFIDKVRFLEQQNQVLQTKWELLQQVDTSTRTHSLEPYFESYINNLRRRVDQLKNDQSRMDSELKNMQDLVEDYRHKYEDEINKRTNAENEFVTIKKDVDAAYMTKVDLQAKVDNLQQEIDFLTVLYQAELSQMQTQISETNVILSMDNNRSLDLDSIIAEVKAQYEEIAQKSKAEAEALYQTKYEELQITAGKHGDSLKSTKMEISELNRVAQRLRSEIDSVKKQISTLQQSISDAEQRGENALKDAQGKLAELEDALQKAKEDMARLLRDYQELMNTKLALDMEIATYRTLLEGEESRMSGECTPNVSVSVNTSHTTISGGGGRGGGGFGSGGGGSGGGYGSGGGSYGSGGGGSGGYGSGGGGSYGSGGGGSYGSGGGGSYGSGSSSGGHRGGSGGGNWGSGGSSGGRGSSSGGNKTSSGSSSVKFVSTSYSRAVR, encoded by the exons ATGAATCGAAACTTTAGTTCTAGGTCTGGGTTCCGGAGCGGAGGGGGCTTCAGCTCTGGCTCTGCCGGAGTGGTCGGCTTCCAACGCAGGACCACTAGCAGCTCTGTGCGCCACAgcgggggaggtggtgggagatTTTCAGGGGGAAGATGTGGaggtggtggcggtggcggtggtTTTGGAAGTCGAAGCCTTGTCAATCTTGGTGGCAGTAAGAGTATCTCCATAAGCGTGGCCAGAGGAGGTGGACGTGGTGgttttggtggtggttgtggtggtggtggctttGGGGGTGGCggttttggtggtggtggctATGGAGGCTTTGGcagtggaggtggttttggtggaggtggttttggtggaggtggttttggaggaggtggttttggtggaggtggttttggtggagGCGGTTTTGGTGGAGGCGGTTTTGGTGGAGGCGGTTTTGGTGGAGGCAGTTTTGGGCCTGTCTGCCCCCCTGGTGGCATACAGGAAGTCACCATCAACCAGAGCCTTCTGCAACCCCTTAATGTGGAGATTGACCCTGAGATCCAAAAAGTGAAGACTCGAGAAAGGGAGCAAATCAAGTCGCTGAACAACCAATTTGCCTCCTTCATTGACAAG GTGCGGTTCTTGGAGCAGCAGAACCAGGTGCTGCAAACAAAATGGGAGCTGCTGCAGCAGGTAGACACCTCCACTCGGACCCACAGCTTAGAACCCTACTTTGAGTCCTACATCAACAATCTTAGAAGGAGAGTGGACCAACTGAAGAATGACCAGTCTAGGATGGATTCGGAATTGAAGAACATGCAAGACCTGGTGGAAGATTACCGGCACAA GTATGAGGACGAGATCAACAAGCGGACAAATGCAGAAAATGAATTTGTTACCATCAAGAAG GATGTGGATGCTGCTTATATGACTAAGGTGGACCTTCAGGCCAAAGTTGACAACTTGCAGCAGGAAATTGATTTCCTCACAGTGCTCTACCAGGCA GAGCTGTCCCAGATGCAGACTCAAATCAGCGAAACCAATGTCATCCTGTCCATGGACAACAACCGCAGCCTGGACCTGGACAGCATCATCGCTGAGGTCAAAGCTCAGTATGAGGAGATCGCCCAGAAGAGCAAGGCTGAGGCTGAGGCGCTGTACCAGACCAAG TATGAAGAGCTCCAGATAACCGCTGGCAAGCATGGGGACAGTCTGAAAAGTACAAAGATGGAGATTTCAGAGCTGAATCGGGTGGCCCAGAGACTGCGATCTGAAATTGATAGTGTCAAGAAGCAG ATCTCCACGCTGCAACAGTCCATCAGTGATGCCGAGCAGCGTGGTGAGAATGCCCTCAAAGATGCCCAGGGCAAGCTGGCTGAGCTAGAGGATGCCCTGCAGAAGGCCAAGGAGGACATGGCCCGCCTGCTGCGTGACTACCAGGAGCTGATGAACACCAAACTGGCCTTGGACATGGAGATCGCCACCTACAGAACCCTTctggaaggagaggaaagcag GATGTCTGGAGAGTGTACCCCGAACGTGAGCGTGT CTGTGAACACCAGCCACACCACCATCAGTGGAGGTGGTGGCCGAGGAGGCGGGGGTTTCGGTTCCggaggcggcggcagcggcggcggctaTGGTTCCGGAGGCGGCAGTTACGGCTCCGGAGGCGGGGGCAGTGGCGGCTACGGCTCTGGAGGCGGCGGCAGCTACGGCTCTGGAGGCGGCGGCAGCTACGGCTCTGGAGGCGGCGGCAGCTACGGCTCCGGTAGCAGCAGTGGGGGCCACAGAGGCGGCTCTGGAGGGGGCAACTGGGGTTCCGGAGGGAGCTCCGGAGGCCGGGGATCCAGCTCTGGGGGTAACAAAACCTCTAGTGGCAGTTCCAGCGTGAAGTTTGTTTCCACCAGCTATTCCAGAGCAGTCAGATAA
- the KRT1 gene encoding keratin, type II cytoskeletal 1 isoform X2: protein MNRNFSSRSGFRSGGGFSSGSAGVVGFQRRTTSSSVRHSGGGGGRFSGGRCGGGGGGGGFGSRSLVNLGGSKSISISVARGGGRGGFGGGCGGGGFGGGGFGGGGYGGFGSGGGFGGGGFGGGGFGGGGFGGGGFGGGSFGPVCPPGGIQEVTINQSLLQPLNVEIDPEIQKVKTREREQIKSLNNQFASFIDKVRFLEQQNQVLQTKWELLQQVDTSTRTHSLEPYFESYINNLRRRVDQLKNDQSRMDSELKNMQDLVEDYRHKYEDEINKRTNAENEFVTIKKDVDAAYMTKVDLQAKVDNLQQEIDFLTVLYQAELSQMQTQISETNVILSMDNNRSLDLDSIIAEVKAQYEEIAQKSKAEAEALYQTKYEELQITAGKHGDSLKSTKMEISELNRVAQRLRSEIDSVKKQISTLQQSISDAEQRGENALKDAQGKLAELEDALQKAKEDMARLLRDYQELMNTKLALDMEIATYRTLLEGEESRMSGECTPNVSVSVNTSHTTISGGGGRGGGGFGSGGGGSGGGYGSGGGSYGSGGGGSGGYGSGGGGSYGSGGGGSYGSGGGGSYGSGSSSGGHRGGSGGGNWGSGGSSGGRGSSSGGNKTSSGSSSVKFVSTSYSRAVR, encoded by the exons ATGAATCGAAACTTTAGTTCTAGGTCTGGGTTCCGGAGCGGAGGGGGCTTCAGCTCTGGCTCTGCCGGAGTGGTCGGCTTCCAACGCAGGACCACTAGCAGCTCTGTGCGCCACAgcgggggaggtggtgggagatTTTCAGGGGGAAGATGTGGaggtggtggcggtggcggtggtTTTGGAAGTCGAAGCCTTGTCAATCTTGGTGGCAGTAAGAGTATCTCCATAAGCGTGGCCAGAGGAGGTGGACGTGGTGgttttggtggtggttgtggtggtggtggctttGGGGGTGGCggttttggtggtggtggctATGGAGGCTTTGGcagtggag gtggttttggtggaggtggttttggtggagGCGGTTTTGGTGGAGGCGGTTTTGGTGGAGGCGGTTTTGGTGGAGGCAGTTTTGGGCCTGTCTGCCCCCCTGGTGGCATACAGGAAGTCACCATCAACCAGAGCCTTCTGCAACCCCTTAATGTGGAGATTGACCCTGAGATCCAAAAAGTGAAGACTCGAGAAAGGGAGCAAATCAAGTCGCTGAACAACCAATTTGCCTCCTTCATTGACAAG GTGCGGTTCTTGGAGCAGCAGAACCAGGTGCTGCAAACAAAATGGGAGCTGCTGCAGCAGGTAGACACCTCCACTCGGACCCACAGCTTAGAACCCTACTTTGAGTCCTACATCAACAATCTTAGAAGGAGAGTGGACCAACTGAAGAATGACCAGTCTAGGATGGATTCGGAATTGAAGAACATGCAAGACCTGGTGGAAGATTACCGGCACAA GTATGAGGACGAGATCAACAAGCGGACAAATGCAGAAAATGAATTTGTTACCATCAAGAAG GATGTGGATGCTGCTTATATGACTAAGGTGGACCTTCAGGCCAAAGTTGACAACTTGCAGCAGGAAATTGATTTCCTCACAGTGCTCTACCAGGCA GAGCTGTCCCAGATGCAGACTCAAATCAGCGAAACCAATGTCATCCTGTCCATGGACAACAACCGCAGCCTGGACCTGGACAGCATCATCGCTGAGGTCAAAGCTCAGTATGAGGAGATCGCCCAGAAGAGCAAGGCTGAGGCTGAGGCGCTGTACCAGACCAAG TATGAAGAGCTCCAGATAACCGCTGGCAAGCATGGGGACAGTCTGAAAAGTACAAAGATGGAGATTTCAGAGCTGAATCGGGTGGCCCAGAGACTGCGATCTGAAATTGATAGTGTCAAGAAGCAG ATCTCCACGCTGCAACAGTCCATCAGTGATGCCGAGCAGCGTGGTGAGAATGCCCTCAAAGATGCCCAGGGCAAGCTGGCTGAGCTAGAGGATGCCCTGCAGAAGGCCAAGGAGGACATGGCCCGCCTGCTGCGTGACTACCAGGAGCTGATGAACACCAAACTGGCCTTGGACATGGAGATCGCCACCTACAGAACCCTTctggaaggagaggaaagcag GATGTCTGGAGAGTGTACCCCGAACGTGAGCGTGT CTGTGAACACCAGCCACACCACCATCAGTGGAGGTGGTGGCCGAGGAGGCGGGGGTTTCGGTTCCggaggcggcggcagcggcggcggctaTGGTTCCGGAGGCGGCAGTTACGGCTCCGGAGGCGGGGGCAGTGGCGGCTACGGCTCTGGAGGCGGCGGCAGCTACGGCTCTGGAGGCGGCGGCAGCTACGGCTCTGGAGGCGGCGGCAGCTACGGCTCCGGTAGCAGCAGTGGGGGCCACAGAGGCGGCTCTGGAGGGGGCAACTGGGGTTCCGGAGGGAGCTCCGGAGGCCGGGGATCCAGCTCTGGGGGTAACAAAACCTCTAGTGGCAGTTCCAGCGTGAAGTTTGTTTCCACCAGCTATTCCAGAGCAGTCAGATAA
- the KRT1 gene encoding keratin, type II cytoskeletal 1 isoform X4: MNRNFSSRSGFRSGGGFSSGSAGVVGFQRRTTSSSVRHSGGGGGRFSGGRCGGGGGGGGFGSRSLVNLGGSKSISISVARGGGRGGFGGGCGGGGFGGGGFGGGGYGGFGSGGGFGGGGFGGGGFGGGGFGGGGFGGGSFGPVCPPGGIQEVTINQSLLQPLNVEIDPEIQKVKTREREQIKSLNNQFASFIDKVRFLEQQNQVLQTKWELLQQVDTSTRTHSLEPYFESYINNLRRRVDQLKNDQSRMDSELKNMQDLVEDYRHKYEDEINKRTNAENEFVTIKKDVDAAYMTKVDLQAKVDNLQQEIDFLTVLYQAELSQMQTQISETNVILSMDNNRSLDLDSIIAEVKAQYEEIAQKSKAEAEALYQTKYEELQITAGKHGDSLKSTKMEISELNRVAQRLRSEIDSVKKQISTLQQSISDAEQRGENALKDAQGKLAELEDALQKAKEDMARLLRDYQELMNTKLALDMEIATYRTLLEGEESRMSGECTPNVSVSVNTSHTTISGGGGRGGGGFGSGGGGSGGGYGSGGGSYGSGGGGSGGYGSGGGGGGSYGSGSSSGGHRGGSGGGNWGSGGSSGGRGSSSGGNKTSSGSSSVKFVSTSYSRAVR; encoded by the exons ATGAATCGAAACTTTAGTTCTAGGTCTGGGTTCCGGAGCGGAGGGGGCTTCAGCTCTGGCTCTGCCGGAGTGGTCGGCTTCCAACGCAGGACCACTAGCAGCTCTGTGCGCCACAgcgggggaggtggtgggagatTTTCAGGGGGAAGATGTGGaggtggtggcggtggcggtggtTTTGGAAGTCGAAGCCTTGTCAATCTTGGTGGCAGTAAGAGTATCTCCATAAGCGTGGCCAGAGGAGGTGGACGTGGTGgttttggtggtggttgtggtggtggtggctttGGGGGTGGCggttttggtggtggtggctATGGAGGCTTTGGcagtggag gtggttttggtggaggtggttttggtggagGCGGTTTTGGTGGAGGCGGTTTTGGTGGAGGCGGTTTTGGTGGAGGCAGTTTTGGGCCTGTCTGCCCCCCTGGTGGCATACAGGAAGTCACCATCAACCAGAGCCTTCTGCAACCCCTTAATGTGGAGATTGACCCTGAGATCCAAAAAGTGAAGACTCGAGAAAGGGAGCAAATCAAGTCGCTGAACAACCAATTTGCCTCCTTCATTGACAAG GTGCGGTTCTTGGAGCAGCAGAACCAGGTGCTGCAAACAAAATGGGAGCTGCTGCAGCAGGTAGACACCTCCACTCGGACCCACAGCTTAGAACCCTACTTTGAGTCCTACATCAACAATCTTAGAAGGAGAGTGGACCAACTGAAGAATGACCAGTCTAGGATGGATTCGGAATTGAAGAACATGCAAGACCTGGTGGAAGATTACCGGCACAA GTATGAGGACGAGATCAACAAGCGGACAAATGCAGAAAATGAATTTGTTACCATCAAGAAG GATGTGGATGCTGCTTATATGACTAAGGTGGACCTTCAGGCCAAAGTTGACAACTTGCAGCAGGAAATTGATTTCCTCACAGTGCTCTACCAGGCA GAGCTGTCCCAGATGCAGACTCAAATCAGCGAAACCAATGTCATCCTGTCCATGGACAACAACCGCAGCCTGGACCTGGACAGCATCATCGCTGAGGTCAAAGCTCAGTATGAGGAGATCGCCCAGAAGAGCAAGGCTGAGGCTGAGGCGCTGTACCAGACCAAG TATGAAGAGCTCCAGATAACCGCTGGCAAGCATGGGGACAGTCTGAAAAGTACAAAGATGGAGATTTCAGAGCTGAATCGGGTGGCCCAGAGACTGCGATCTGAAATTGATAGTGTCAAGAAGCAG ATCTCCACGCTGCAACAGTCCATCAGTGATGCCGAGCAGCGTGGTGAGAATGCCCTCAAAGATGCCCAGGGCAAGCTGGCTGAGCTAGAGGATGCCCTGCAGAAGGCCAAGGAGGACATGGCCCGCCTGCTGCGTGACTACCAGGAGCTGATGAACACCAAACTGGCCTTGGACATGGAGATCGCCACCTACAGAACCCTTctggaaggagaggaaagcag GATGTCTGGAGAGTGTACCCCGAACGTGAGCGTGT CTGTGAACACCAGCCACACCACCATCAGTGGAGGTGGTGGCCGAGGAGGCGGGGGTTTCGGTTCCggaggcggcggcagcggcggcggctaTGGTTCCGGAGGCGGCAGTTACGGCTCCGGAGGCGGGGGCAGTGGCGGCTACGGCTCTGGAGGCGGCG GCGGCGGCAGCTACGGCTCCGGTAGCAGCAGTGGGGGCCACAGAGGCGGCTCTGGAGGGGGCAACTGGGGTTCCGGAGGGAGCTCCGGAGGCCGGGGATCCAGCTCTGGGGGTAACAAAACCTCTAGTGGCAGTTCCAGCGTGAAGTTTGTTTCCACCAGCTATTCCAGAGCAGTCAGATAA